A stretch of the Notamacropus eugenii isolate mMacEug1 chromosome 2, mMacEug1.pri_v2, whole genome shotgun sequence genome encodes the following:
- the SLC30A1 gene encoding proton-coupled zinc antiporter SLC30A1, which yields MGCWGRNRARLLCMLSLTFLFMVLEVVVSRLTSSLAMLSDSFHMLSDVLALIVALVAERFARRTQSTQKNTFGWIRAEVMGALVNAIFLTGLCFALLLEAIERFIEPHEMQQPLVVLGVGVAGLVVNLLGLCLFHHHSGFGDGDRPRGSGHGHSHGGHGQGHSLSKGVRGKSGRGGGTSGSVTEGERAADGEETNNLVINSSSANGMKLDRAEEQARDRAMDVQVNGNLMGDDSDNLDSEDEDNGGQLNMRGVFLHVFGDALGSVIVVINALVFFFSWKSCSDGLCKNPCIDEPCQAFVGLLNSTGPVEEAGPCWVLYLDPTLCLVMIGILLYTTYPLLKESALILLQTVPKQVDIRNLKMELRNVEGVEEVHELHVWQLAGSRIIATAHIKCHDPASYMEVAKTIKDVLHNHGIHATTIQPEFASVGAKSSVTPCELACRTQCALKQCCGTAQKTNSGKETEKSSAVSISCLELSDNLEKQPRRTKTDSIPAVMIDIKKMPNKQPESSM from the exons ATGGGGTGCTGGGGTCGGAACCGGGCccggctgctgtgcatgctgtcGCTGACCTTCCTGTTCATGGTGCTGGAGGTGGTGGTGAGCCGGCTGACCTCGTCGCTGGCGATGCTCTCGGACTCGTTCCACATGCTGTCCGACGTGCTGGCCCTCATCGTGGCCTTGGTGGCGGAGCGCTTCGCCCGGCGGACCCAGTCCACCCAGAAGAACACGTTCGGCTGGATCCGGGCCGAGGTGATGGGCGCCCTGGTGAACGCCATCTTCCTGACCGGCCTCTGCTTCGCCCTCCTGCTGGAGGCCATCGAGCGCTTCATCGAGCCCCACGAGATGCAGCAGCCGCTGGTGGTCCTCGGGGTCGGCGTGGCCGGGCTCGTGGTCAATCTGCTGGGGCTCTGCCTCTTCCACCACCACAGCGGCTTCGGGGACGGGGACAGGCCCCGCGGGAGCGGCCACGGCCACTCCCACGGGGGCCACGGCCAAGGCCACAGCCTCTCCAAGGGGGTCCGGGGCAAGAGCGGCCGCGGCGGGGGCACCAGCGGCAGTGTGACCGAAGGCGAGCGGGCCGCCGACGGGGAGGAGACCAACAACTTGGTCATCAACAGCAGCAGCGCGAACGGAATGAAGCTGGACCGAGcag AGGAACAAGCCAGAGATCGTGCAATGGATGTTCAAGTTAATGGGAATCTTATGGGTGATGATTCAGACAATTTAGATTCCGAAGATGAAGATAATGGTGGACAGCTTAACATGCGTGGAGTTTTTCTACATGTCTTTGGAGATGCCTTGGGTTCAGTAATTGTAGTGATAAATGccttggtctttttcttttcttggaaatCTTGTTCTGATGGACTCTGTAAGAACCCATGTATCGATGAGCCCTGCCAGGCATTTGTAGGTCTGCTTAATAGTACTGGACCAGTAGAAGAAGCTGGTCCTTGCTGGGTGCTATATTTAGACCCAACTCTTTGTCTTGTGATGATTGGCATACTTCTTTACACCACTTATCCATTACTTAAGGAATCTGCCCTTATCCTTTTGCAAACTGTACCTAAACAAGTAGATATCAGAAATTTGAAAATGGAACTTCGAAATGTTGAAGGAGTTGAAGAAGTTCATGAATTGCATGTTTGGCAGCTTGCTGGAAGCAGAATCATTGCCACTGCTCACATAAAATGTCACGACCCTGCGTCCTACATGGAGGTGGCTAAAACTATTAAAGACGTTTTGCACAATCACGGAATCCATGCCACTACCATTCAGCCTGAATTTGCTAGTGTAGGTGCTAAATCGAGTGTTACCCCATGTGAACTTGCCTGTAGAACTCAGTGTGCATTGAAGCAGTGTTGTGGGACCGCACAAAAAACCAATtctggaaaggaaacagaaaagagttCTGCAGTTAGCATTTCTTGTTTAGAACTTAGTGACAATTTAGAGAAGCAGCCCAGGAGGACTAAGACTGATAGTATACCTGCTGTTATGATAGACATAAAGAAGATGCCAAACAAGCAACCAGAATCATCTATGTAA